The following are encoded in a window of Acropora muricata isolate sample 2 chromosome 6, ASM3666990v1, whole genome shotgun sequence genomic DNA:
- the LOC136920077 gene encoding hyaluronan mediated motility receptor-like: protein MDQSWLISTIDYMYKTVSGENDEGKSNSDYQRAFSNGIWVNDLPSNNYEPLESCCLDKRQSSPQEYEREVQQLRRKISSLQASYAAKNKEVESFKKQLEEHGSKTHLREKDELEQKIKNTQQQLKKAKKRALLAKGNLIKKERELHYLKSIIHISQEQQMKLERVIASLQNELHSLRDEMVSLKNVMVLKVEQVTCQLAATNSELADMKEREKKLIENNISIMDETVQLREQFETFKKETLEEIAKGMTHQQFASNMMQTQCKEKGTESVKWVDSSLIEKTNELNQAVEKVKRDIIKEEERINHQHDQLKVLLDTAHDALEVPTVNPIALEQGHEDATLRYSTLQNTATQKDAAEPRKAQNPYTLKAAAWKGKSGVLNARPLPTNTGVAQVAVPVEVKQFMFNATETMTTPQPQTIYQNQTEKGTESVKWVDSSLIEKTNELNQAVEKVKRDIIKEEKRINHQHDQLKVLLDTAHDALEVPTVNPIALEQVHEDATLSYSTLQNTATQKDAAEPRKAQNPYTLKAAAWKGENWYS, encoded by the exons ATGGACCAGTCTTGGTTGATCTCAACTATTGATTATATGTACAAAACAGTTTCAGGCGAAAATGATGAAGGCAAGAGTAACTCTGATTACCAGAGAGCGTTTTCAAACGGTATATGGGTGAACGATCTTCCCTCGAACAATTATGAACCTCTTGAGTCGTGTTGTCTCGACAAGCGTCAATCCTCACCTCAAGAG TATGAGAGGGAGGTGCAACAGCTGCGGCGCAAGATCTCTAGTCTCCAGGCCTCCTACGCAG ccaagaATAAAGAAGTTGAATCCTTCAAAAAGCAACTTGAAGAACACGGAAGTAAAACTCATCTTAGAGAGAAAGATGAATTggagcaaaaaattaaaaacactcaACAACAGCTTAAAAAGGCGAAGAAGAGAGCTCTGTTGGCGAAAGGGAATCTtattaaaaaggaaagagaacTTCATTATCTGAAAAGCATTATTCACATAAGCCAAG AACAACAGATGAAGTTGGAGAGAGTTATAGCCTCCCTACAAAATGAACTTCACAGTCTTAGGGATGAAATGGTTAGCTTGAAAAACGTTATGGTGTTGAAAGTGGAGCAGGTGACCTGTCAGCTGGCAGCCACTAACAGTGAACTTGCCGACATGAAGG AACGGGAAAAGAAATTGAttgaaaacaatatttcaattatGGACGAGACAGTACAATTGCGAGAGCAATTTGAAACTTTCAAGAAGGAAACTTTGGAAGAAATAGCAAAAGGCATGACACACCAGCAATTTGCCAGCAATATGATGCAAACACAATGCAAAG AAAAAGGGACTGAATCCGTAAAATGGGTGGATTCAAGTTTGATAGAGAAAACAAATGAGTTGAATCAAGCAGTGGAAAAAGTTAAACGGGATATCATCAAAGAGGAGGAAAGAATTAATCATCAACACGATCAGTTGAAAGTTCTTCTTGACACCGCTCATGACGCTCTAGAAGTTCCAACAG TTAACCCGATAGCTCTTGAACAAGGTCATGAAGATGCTACGCTACGCTACTCCACTCTGCAAAATACAGCCACCCAAAAGGACGCTGCAGAGCCTCGCAAGGCGCAAAATCCGTACACGCTCAAAGCCGCGGCTTGGAAAG GTAAAAGTGGAGTCCTAAACGCAAGACCTCTTCCAACGAACACTGGTGTGGCCCAAGTCGCGGTCCCTGTTGAAGTAAAACAGTTCATGTTTAATGCAACTGAAACAATGACAACTCCGCAGCCGCAAACCATTTATCAGAATCAGACAG AAAAAGGGACTGAATCCGTAAAATGGGTGGATTCAAGTTTGATAGAGAAAACAAATGAGTTGAATCAAGCAGTGGAAAAAGTTAAACGGGATATCATCAAAGAGGAGAAAAGAATTAATCATCAACACGATCAGTTGAAAGTTCTTCTTGACACCGCTCATGACGCTCTAGAAGTTCCAACAG TTAACCCAATAGCTCTTGAACAAGTTCATGAAGATGCTACGCTAAGCTACTccactcttcaaaatacagccACCCAAAAGGACGCTGCAGAGCCTCGCAAGGCGCAAAATCCGTACACGCTCAAAGCCGCGGCGTGGAAAGGTGAGAATTGGTATTCGTGA
- the LOC136920303 gene encoding uncharacterized protein, whose translation MCFRCSSCDVTDFVCPLVNPIALEQGHEDATLRYSTLQNTATQKDAAEPRKAQNPYTLKAAAWKGKSGVLNARPLPSNNGVAQVAVPVEVKQFMFNPTETMTTPQPQTIYQNQTDNIYRHGHHLSQKTVCKQTPPSQHMVFTGNHREIHTNSIRNCADTGKYLVKNCIGAATVESSKQSLNSQ comes from the exons ATGTGTTTCCGGTGTTCGTCTTGTGATGTTACTGATTTTGTGTGTCCTTTAGTTAACCCGATAGCTCTTGAACAAGGTCATGAAGATGCTACGCTACGCTACTccactcttcaaaatacagccACCCAAAAGGACGCTGCAGAGCCTCGCAAGGCGCAAAATCCGTACACGCTCAAAGCCGCGGCGTGGAAAG GTAAAAGTGGAGTCCTAAACGCAAGACCTCTGCCATCGAACAATGGTGTGGCCCAAGTCGCGGTCCCTGTTGAAGTAAAACAGTTCATGTTTAATCCAACTGAAACAATGACAACTCCGCAGCCGCAAACCATTTATCAGAATCAGACAG ATAACATTTACAGACACGGTCACCATCTTTCACAGAAAACTGTTTGTAAACAAACCCCACCTTCTCAACATATGGTCTTTActggaaatcatcgcgaaattCACACGAATTCGATCAGAAACTGCGCAGATACAGGTAAGTATTTAGTAAAGAATTGCATCGGTGCTGCAACGGTGGAAAGTAGTAAACAAAGTTTGAATTCTCAATGA